One window of the Cryptomeria japonica chromosome 7, Sugi_1.0, whole genome shotgun sequence genome contains the following:
- the LOC131036439 gene encoding F-box/kelch-repeat protein At1g80440-like, producing the protein MDFMDELPEQIFRDILLRVPYKSQSNIKQLLKPAQEMMDCLEFYQDRIKFGTAKKYICFLQHAGISIYNPLDQSLEMLPPIPTGFEILRISQIQCVKHKIVLLGLEHDGSFSKKILIYDLLCSTWKQGAEFPTGKHAALFACCATPQGSIYIAGGIEEDGFNDELSDAAVYRVDEDKWELLPQMQEEIGPCRGVFIEGMFYVIGISNNISQRFDPNTGVWTTIENMSLYNSWHVQLVYDFAQLYAFGRNGMEKYDWKGNMWTNFDFPEEIFFVRATAWCDRIFVCGYNNPNFELGAPVFYMYKPEAAFYDRWISLDRPRQFLEMEVIAVATIEI; encoded by the coding sequence ATGGATTTTATGGACGAGCTCCCTGAACAAATATTTCGAGATATCTTATTAAGAGTACCCTATAAATCTCAATCAAACATTAAGCAATTGTTAAAACCCGCCCAAGAAATGATGGATTGCTTAGAGTTTTATCAAGATAGAATTAAGTTTGGGACGGCTAAGAAATATATTTGTTTCCTCCAGCATGCTGGGATATCTATATACAACCCTCTTGATCAATCATTGGAAATGCTCCCTCCTATTCCCACCGGATTCGAAATCTTAAGGATTTCTCAGATTCAATGTGTTAAACACAAAATCGTTTTGCTGGGCTTGGAACATGATGGCAGTTTTAGTAAAAAAATTCTGATATATGATCTATTATGTAGTACATGGAAGCAAGGTGCTGAATTTCCCACTGGCAAACATGCAGCCCTATTTGCATGTTGTGCCACGCCTCAAGGATCAATTTACATTGCAGGAGGAATTGAAGAAGATGGTTTTAACGATGAACTCTCTGATGCGGCTGTCTATAGAGTGGATGAAGACAAGTGGGAACTTCTTCCCCAGATGCAGGAAGAAATTGGCCCGTGTAGGGGTGTTTTCATTGAAGGAATGTTTTATGTCATTGGTATTTCGAATAATATAAGTCAGAGGTTTGATCCCAACACAGGAGTATGGACAACAATAGAAAATATGTCTCTGTATAATTCATGGCACGTCCAGCTTGTGTACGATTTTGCACAACTATATGCATTTGGAAGGAACGGAATGGAGAAATACGATTGGAAAGGAAATATGTGGACAAATTTCGATTTTCCTGAAGAGATTTTCTTTGTTCGTGCCACAGCATGGTGTGATAGAATTTTCGTTTGCGGATATAATAATCCTAACTTCGAATTAGGGGCCCCAGTGTTTTATATGTATAAACCTGAAGCAGCTTTCTATGATAGGTGGATTTCTCTTGACAGGCCAAGACAATTTCTGGAAATGGAAGTCATTGCTGTCGCCACGATAGAAATTTAG
- the LOC131856572 gene encoding F-box/kelch-repeat protein At1g80440-like, which produces MDFMDELPEQIFRDILLRVPYKSQSNIKQLLKPAQEMMDCLEFYQDRIKFGTAKKYICFLQHAGISIYDPLDQSVEMLPPIPTGFEILRISQIQCVKHKIVLLGLEHDGSFSKKILIYDLLCSTWKQGAEFPTGKRAALFACCATPQGSIYIAGGIEEDGFNDELSDAAVYRVDEDKWELLPQMQEEIGPCRGVFIEGMFYVIGISNNISQRFDPNTGAWTTIENMSLYNSWHVQLVYDFAQLYAFGRNGMEKYDWKGNMWTNFDFPEEIFFVRATAWCDRIFVCGYNNPNFELGAPVFYMYKPEAAFYDRWISLDRPRQFLEMEVVAVATIEI; this is translated from the coding sequence ATGGATTTTATGGACGAGCTCCCTGAACAAATATTTCGAGATATCTTATTAAGAGTACCCTATAAATCTCAATCAAACATTAAGCAATTGTTAAAACCCGCCCAAGAAATGATGGATTGCTTAGAGTTTTATCAAGATAGAATTAAGTTTGGGACGGCTAAGAAATATATTTGTTTCCTCCAGCATGCTGGGATATCTATATACGACCCTCTTGATCAATCAGTGGAAATGCTCCCTCCTATTCCCACCGGATTCGAAATCTTAAGGATTTCTCAGATTCAATGTGTTAAACACAAAATCGTTTTGCTGGGCTTGGAACATGATGGCAGTTTTAGTAAAAAAATTCTGATATATGATCTATTATGTAGTACATGGAAGCAAGGTGCTGAATTTCCCACTGGCAAACGTGCAGCCCTATTTGCATGTTGTGCCACGCCTCAAGGATCAATTTACATTGCAGGAGGAATTGAAGAAGATGGTTTTAACGATGAACTCTCTGATGCGGCTGTCTATAGAGTGGATGAAGACAAGTGGGAACTTCTTCCCCAGATGCAGGAAGAAATTGGCCCGTGTAGGGGTGTTTTCATTGAAGGAATGTTTTATGTCATTGGTATTTCGAATAATATAAGTCAGAGGTTTGATCCCAACACAGGAGCATGGACAACAATAGAAAATATGTCTCTGTACAATTCATGGCACGTCCAGCTTGTGTACGATTTTGCACAACTATATGCATTTGGAAGGAACGGAATGGAGAAATACGATTGGAAAGGAAATATGTGGACAAATTTCGATTTTCCTGAAGAGATTTTCTTTGTTCGTGCCACAGCATGGTGTGATAGAATTTTCGTTTGCGGATATAATAATCCTAACTTCGAATTAGGGGCCCCAGTTTTTTATATGTATAAACCTGAAGCAGCTTTCTATGATAGGTGGATTTCTCTTGACAGGCCAAGACAATTTCTGGAAATGGAAGTCGTTGCTGTCGCCACGATAGAAATTTAG